The Mucilaginibacter terrae region CGACTTTAAGCGCTGGACCGAACTTGGTTTGAGCGGGTGGTCCTTTGAACAGGTATTGCCCTATTACAAGAAACTGGAAAGATCGGACCTGGATGATGATCGCTGGCACGGACGTGACGGCTACCTGCCGGTCAATCAGTTGACCCGTGACGACCTTTCTCCCATGCAAACGGCGTTCATGGACGCTGCCAAAGCGATGGGATTTGACGAGATCGCTGACTTCAATGGAGAAAGGCAGTATGGCGTCGGTGCCTATCCTGCCAATATAGTTGCCGGTATTCGCATGAACACCGGCATGACCTATCTTAAAGCGTCTGTGCGCCAACGTACTAATCTTACGATATTCGGCCATGTGCTCGCCGACCGGGTGTTGTTTGAAGGCAAGACAGCGATCGGCGTGCTGACCGCTGACGGTCGGGCTTTTTTGGCGACACAGATCATTTTATCCGCAGGCACTTACGGCAGTGCGGGCATCCTGCAGCGCTCAGGAATAGGGCCGTCCGACGTGTTGGAGCCGCTTGGTATCCCGGTCATCGCTGATCTTCCGGTAGGCAAAAACATTCTCGATCATCCCTTTTATTTCAATACCTACTCGGTTGACCCTGAAAAGATAGGACGTCTATCACCGGTAACCGGCGTCAATGTCTGGACCCGTTCTTCTTATGCCGGCCCGGAAGAACTGGATATACATATCACGGCAGGGCACCTTTTTGATCCTGCACAAAGTCCGACCGGCGCAGGTTATGTGATCGGTGTGGCGCTTACCAACCCAAGTTCCAGGGGAACCGTCAGGATCAGCAGCAAGAACGCTGTTATTCCTCCGGTGATCGATCTGAACTTTCTGGCAACGGAAGAGGATGAGCAAAGACTGCTTCAGGGTGTAAAGCTCTCCCGGCAACTGGCGCGAACCGCACCGTTGAACGGCTTGACCATTGACGAACTGGCCCCTGGGCCGACGCGAACAGCGGACGAACTGCTCCTCACTGCCATCAGACAGACCTTGAATTCTTACAACCACGTCATAGCATCTGCCCCTATGGGAGTAGAAGGAAGTGACGCCGCCGTTGTGGACTCAACTGGTGCAGTATATGGCATACAAGGATTACGGGTCGTGGACGCCTCCATCTTACCGGACTTCGTTTCTACTGGTCCTAACGTGACCGTGATCATGGCAGCGGAAAAGCTGGCAGATATCATCAAGGCTGATAAACAGATTGAAAACCCCGACAAATTAAATATTACAGCATGAGTAAGGACCTATCAGCTAACCTGTCATCCGAACCTAAACTCAATTGGATCAACGGCGAATGGGTGGACAGTCGGACCTACAGGGACAGTTACGATCCTGCCACCGGAAAACTGATCGGCCGATACGCGGACGGCGGTCTCGACACAGCAGTACAGTGCGTTTCCTCGGCAAAGGCAGCCTTCTATAACAGCGACTGGAGAACTAACCGTCAACTGCGTGCTCAGGTATTGAATGAACTTGCAGCCGCATTCGAAAACCATACCGAAGAACTGGTTGGCATGCTTTCACTGGAGAACGGCAAGATCGCCGCCGAAGCCCGTATGGAGGTAAGCGGCGTTCCACCTAAACTGCGTTACTATGCCGCGCTGGTCCTGACGCAGAGCGGTCGCGCTTTGGAGACGACCGCCGGCAGTTTCAGCATGGTGCTGGAAGAGCCTGTTGGCATTGCCGGCATCATCGCGCCATGGAATTCTCCGGTCATTCTAATGATCCGTTCACTGGCCCCGGCATTAGCCGCCGGCTGT contains the following coding sequences:
- a CDS encoding GMC family oxidoreductase, with the protein product MATKKVDQEAGTQHIPPAYTHIIVGGGSAGAVLANRLSEDPSLSILLLEAGETFEEDKYPEVLANSQILGANGDSRYDWGYRSVPDDTGYSIQIARAKVLGGCSAVNGAVAVRGIPNDFKRWTELGLSGWSFEQVLPYYKKLERSDLDDDRWHGRDGYLPVNQLTRDDLSPMQTAFMDAAKAMGFDEIADFNGERQYGVGAYPANIVAGIRMNTGMTYLKASVRQRTNLTIFGHVLADRVLFEGKTAIGVLTADGRAFLATQIILSAGTYGSAGILQRSGIGPSDVLEPLGIPVIADLPVGKNILDHPFYFNTYSVDPEKIGRLSPVTGVNVWTRSSYAGPEELDIHITAGHLFDPAQSPTGAGYVIGVALTNPSSRGTVRISSKNAVIPPVIDLNFLATEEDEQRLLQGVKLSRQLARTAPLNGLTIDELAPGPTRTADELLLTAIRQTLNSYNHVIASAPMGVEGSDAAVVDSTGAVYGIQGLRVVDASILPDFVSTGPNVTVIMAAEKLADIIKADKQIENPDKLNITA